The following coding sequences lie in one Brevibacterium marinum genomic window:
- a CDS encoding DNA polymerase Y family protein: MSADSVAGHENRRRTLVLTVPDWSAVAAAAEHELSPRTPVAVLHAGRVVAANAPARAAGVAVGNNKRAVGYRCPEAHVMAWDEEVENKHFSAGVGALEGLVARFTLLGPGTLAIPLDSLRHGYADESGAVEALISALVSETGWEFFPGIADTVFAAVLAAGQARRVEPGATVDFLTAQPISTLEYVGAGATELIDTFTQLGLRTLGDLAALDVRDVNSRFGALGAHAHSLAAGAESAPLHDHVREDQLNVELGLDTPTTRSDTLGFLTRQLAADLLAKVRGRGLVCTQITIELLAVSGQSSQRTWRIDDMNENTIADRLRWQAEGWLAGAARRAVSSPVRTNGEAPRAERPAPDQPAPDQPGVDQPGPDPEDFSEEGISAVALVAAELTTPIGATKSLFDENTGQVTHTLERLQGLFGPDSVLVPGLQGGWDPAETNLWTPWQQAASPVRSPGAPWPGALHAPRPTTVEHLPVDVLAAGGRPVGARPAGLEAAPHAIRFPAGTTEAIVDYSGSWPIESGWWDPEGATYRTRLQVVTESGQALLLSKENGQWHLTGRYR; encoded by the coding sequence GTGTCAGCTGATTCCGTCGCCGGGCACGAGAATCGCCGACGCACGCTCGTCCTGACCGTTCCCGATTGGTCAGCAGTGGCGGCCGCGGCCGAGCACGAGCTCAGCCCACGGACCCCGGTGGCGGTTCTCCATGCGGGCAGGGTCGTTGCCGCCAATGCCCCTGCCCGGGCAGCCGGGGTCGCGGTGGGCAACAACAAGCGCGCGGTCGGCTACCGCTGCCCCGAAGCGCACGTGATGGCCTGGGACGAGGAGGTCGAGAACAAGCACTTCTCTGCAGGTGTCGGAGCGCTCGAAGGGCTCGTGGCTCGATTCACCCTGCTCGGTCCCGGTACGCTCGCGATTCCCCTCGACTCGCTCCGGCACGGCTATGCCGATGAGTCCGGCGCCGTCGAGGCCCTGATCTCCGCACTCGTGTCGGAGACCGGGTGGGAGTTCTTCCCCGGCATCGCCGACACCGTCTTCGCCGCCGTGCTGGCCGCGGGGCAGGCCCGGCGGGTCGAACCGGGGGCGACCGTGGATTTCCTGACCGCTCAGCCGATCAGCACCCTCGAGTACGTCGGCGCCGGTGCCACCGAACTCATCGACACCTTCACTCAGCTGGGTCTGCGCACCCTGGGCGACCTGGCCGCCCTCGACGTGCGGGACGTGAACTCACGGTTCGGGGCACTGGGTGCGCATGCGCATTCCCTGGCCGCAGGGGCTGAATCGGCGCCCCTGCACGACCATGTCCGCGAGGACCAGCTCAACGTCGAACTCGGTCTGGACACGCCGACCACCCGCAGCGACACACTGGGGTTCCTGACCCGTCAGCTCGCCGCCGACCTGCTGGCCAAGGTGCGTGGTCGGGGGCTCGTGTGCACACAGATCACGATCGAACTCCTCGCCGTATCGGGGCAGTCTTCGCAGCGGACCTGGCGGATCGATGACATGAACGAGAACACCATCGCCGATCGTCTCCGCTGGCAGGCTGAAGGCTGGCTGGCCGGAGCCGCTCGAAGGGCCGTCTCGTCTCCTGTCCGAACGAACGGCGAAGCACCCCGTGCCGAACGGCCCGCCCCTGACCAGCCTGCCCCTGACCAGCCCGGCGTCGATCAGCCCGGTCCCGATCCGGAGGATTTCTCCGAGGAGGGCATCAGCGCAGTCGCCCTCGTGGCCGCGGAGCTGACCACCCCCATCGGTGCGACGAAGAGCCTGTTCGACGAGAACACCGGCCAGGTCACCCACACGCTGGAGCGGCTGCAGGGGCTGTTCGGCCCTGACTCGGTGCTCGTTCCGGGCCTGCAGGGCGGATGGGACCCGGCCGAGACGAATCTGTGGACACCGTGGCAGCAGGCGGCATCACCTGTGCGCAGCCCCGGAGCACCGTGGCCCGGAGCCCTGCACGCGCCTCGGCCGACGACGGTCGAACACCTGCCCGTCGACGTGCTCGCCGCAGGAGGACGACCGGTGGGGGCTCGACCCGCAGGCCTGGAAGCGGCGCCGCATGCGATCCGCTTCCCGGCCGGGACCACCGAGGCGATCGTCGACTACTCGGGTTCCTGGCCCATCGAATCCGGTTGGTGGGACCCCGAGGGGGCGACGTACCGGACCCGTCTGCAGGTCGTCACCGAATCCGGGCAGGCGCTTCTGCTGAGCAAAGAGAACGGCCAGTGGCATCTCACCGGCAGGTACCGCTGA
- a CDS encoding tRNA (cytidine(34)-2'-O)-methyltransferase, whose translation MNIDIVFHSPEIPGNTGNAIRLAAVTGAHLHLVEPLGFDLSDAKLRRAGLDYHDLAHVTIHASLADLWDHLGERRVIAFTTHTDDSFAEVDYRDGDVLLFGQESTGLPDSVVDDEHVHRSVRIPMLPSRRSLNLANSASIAIYEAWRQQGYSGA comes from the coding sequence ATGAACATCGACATCGTCTTCCACTCGCCCGAGATCCCCGGCAACACCGGCAACGCCATTCGCCTGGCCGCGGTCACGGGCGCCCACCTCCACCTCGTCGAGCCCCTCGGCTTCGATCTCTCCGATGCGAAGCTGCGTCGGGCAGGGCTGGATTACCACGACCTTGCCCACGTCACCATCCATGCGTCTCTGGCGGACCTGTGGGACCACCTCGGCGAACGTCGGGTGATCGCGTTCACCACCCACACCGACGATTCCTTCGCCGAGGTGGACTACCGTGACGGCGACGTCCTCCTCTTCGGCCAGGAGTCGACGGGTCTGCCCGACTCCGTCGTCGACGACGAACATGTTCATCGGTCGGTGCGCATCCCGATGCTGCCCTCGCGCCGTTCGCTCAACCTGGCCAATTCCGCGTCGATCGCGATCTACGAGGCGTGGCGACAGCAGGGATACAGCGGCGCCTGA
- a CDS encoding DNA recombination/repair protein RecA, with amino-acid sequence MSAVPLVEQLSREMGISTATALFDGIPPRPVDPVLTPLFRRGGLPRGEIVTLTGGQSLSCALATIAAATQEQKWCAGIGLGEPAVASIADLGVDLDHFVNLVTPPEDWLRVASILIESFDVLVVDPGFLPSAGERARLLAKVRERKISFISLTSMPGSTEQIEITDTRWSGTQHGRGRLRSCLVSARSQTGVHRFLLPGPQGTPAEEPTPTSAEGAFERPVIRSVS; translated from the coding sequence ATGTCCGCAGTGCCACTCGTTGAACAGCTCAGCCGGGAGATGGGTATCTCCACGGCCACTGCTCTGTTCGATGGGATCCCGCCCCGGCCCGTGGACCCGGTGCTGACACCGCTGTTTCGCCGAGGCGGTCTTCCCAGAGGTGAGATCGTGACCTTGACCGGGGGGCAATCCCTGAGCTGTGCCCTCGCCACGATCGCGGCTGCGACCCAGGAGCAGAAGTGGTGTGCCGGCATCGGACTCGGCGAACCGGCGGTGGCGTCCATCGCCGATCTGGGCGTCGACCTCGACCATTTCGTCAATCTCGTCACCCCGCCCGAGGACTGGCTGCGCGTGGCCTCCATCCTCATCGAATCCTTCGACGTCCTCGTCGTCGACCCGGGCTTTCTGCCCAGCGCAGGCGAGCGCGCCAGACTGCTGGCGAAGGTGCGCGAACGCAAGATCAGCTTCATCAGCCTGACCTCGATGCCCGGCAGCACGGAGCAGATCGAGATCACCGACACGCGGTGGTCGGGTACGCAGCACGGCCGCGGGCGTCTCCGCTCCTGCCTCGTTTCGGCCCGGTCGCAGACCGGAGTCCACCGATTCCTGCTGCCCGGGCCGCAGGGAACTCCCGCCGAGGAGCCGACACCGACCTCTGCGGAGGGCGCTTTCGAACGGCCGGTGATCCGCAGTGTCAGCTGA
- a CDS encoding class I SAM-dependent DNA methyltransferase, whose translation MTDGTDETDSVRAAEPDREAATRASYDAIAELYTEWIADELTAKPHDRAVLGAFSELVLRTGRSETLELGCGPGRITAFLAALGLTPTGLDLSSAMIAQADHHYSNLDFATGSMTSLPYDDASFSGLVAWYSIIHVGDGDLDDVFAEAARVLRSGGWFQLAFQLGNRVDHQSDAGGIDVDLDFHRRSLDSVLTALEAHGFAPATRLEREPDRGGRFPEATRQGYLLVRLER comes from the coding sequence ATGACCGATGGCACCGATGAGACGGACAGCGTTCGCGCAGCGGAACCAGATCGCGAGGCTGCCACGCGGGCCAGCTACGATGCGATCGCCGAGCTCTACACGGAATGGATCGCCGACGAGCTCACGGCAAAGCCCCATGATCGGGCCGTCCTCGGCGCATTCTCCGAACTCGTGCTCCGGACGGGTCGGTCCGAAACGCTCGAACTGGGGTGCGGCCCGGGCAGGATCACGGCCTTCCTTGCCGCCCTCGGGCTGACGCCGACAGGCCTCGACCTCTCCTCCGCCATGATCGCTCAGGCCGACCACCACTATTCCAATCTCGACTTCGCTACCGGGTCGATGACCTCACTGCCCTACGACGACGCCAGCTTCTCCGGACTCGTCGCCTGGTACTCGATCATCCATGTCGGCGATGGGGACCTCGACGACGTCTTCGCCGAGGCGGCGCGTGTCCTGCGCTCGGGCGGATGGTTCCAGCTGGCCTTCCAGCTCGGCAACCGCGTCGACCATCAGTCCGATGCGGGAGGAATCGACGTGGACCTCGACTTCCACCGCCGCTCTCTCGACTCGGTTCTCACCGCACTCGAGGCCCATGGCTTCGCGCCCGCGACCCGGCTCGAACGGGAACCCGACAGGGGAGGCCGGTTCCCGGAGGCGACGCGTCAGGGGTACCTGCTCGTCCGCTTGGAGCGATGA
- a CDS encoding HNH endonuclease signature motif containing protein — translation MVENTDEGAGANAGTGLSDLSPEELVADIRRNISCIAFCHARVIALIDEVEQRGLWAQWVGVTSLAQWVMHIAAVSAHTAREYVRVMMALREMPKVKEGLGEGDVSFSKVREVTRLVGRIPDEDALRLADVSTGSQIGVVARSYLQLSDANGAGDAPRFLPSDSISTRTTEPGRTRITIDLGEDEAAEIFSMLDAARHVLEQRTVTGDSDSEESAQRVDTTTASEEKTPHEPLSQVMCLMEIIHAFPRAEIDGTVDVDRARMLVHASAEVVTRSGARVVAVDSTASESETADVVLDGVPAGTPPDESGSGEVKADLTCRVDGFGGITAATAERLTCEALISGAIKDGDGDVLMLGRSKRLVSRRQRLALSARDMGCQFPGCRARRRCDAHHIRPWSQGGATDMDNLILLCRTHHTAVHRYELDISRTSAPFAGTLGGQAAFAFFLPDGSQLLPLESGQRGRQVFDTALLVKVVEQAVAEADPSTFGGGYGFHLDYCIAWMFEAERRHARVNNAAA, via the coding sequence ATGGTGGAGAACACAGACGAGGGCGCCGGGGCGAATGCAGGTACGGGACTGAGCGATCTCAGCCCCGAGGAGCTGGTCGCCGACATCCGACGCAACATCTCGTGCATCGCCTTCTGCCACGCACGCGTCATCGCCCTCATCGACGAGGTCGAGCAGCGCGGCCTGTGGGCGCAGTGGGTGGGTGTGACGTCCCTGGCCCAGTGGGTCATGCACATTGCCGCCGTGAGCGCGCACACCGCCCGGGAGTACGTGCGCGTGATGATGGCGCTGCGCGAAATGCCGAAGGTGAAGGAGGGCCTGGGGGAGGGTGATGTGAGCTTCTCCAAAGTGCGGGAAGTCACCAGACTGGTGGGACGGATCCCGGACGAGGACGCGCTGCGCCTGGCCGATGTGTCGACCGGAAGTCAGATCGGCGTGGTGGCACGCAGCTATCTCCAGCTCTCCGACGCGAACGGAGCCGGAGATGCTCCCCGCTTCCTGCCGAGTGACAGCATCAGCACGCGAACCACCGAACCCGGACGAACTCGCATCACGATCGACCTGGGCGAGGACGAAGCCGCCGAGATCTTCTCGATGCTCGACGCCGCACGTCATGTCCTCGAGCAGCGGACCGTCACGGGCGATTCCGACAGCGAGGAGAGCGCGCAGCGTGTGGACACGACGACTGCCTCGGAGGAGAAGACTCCGCATGAGCCGCTCTCGCAGGTCATGTGCCTGATGGAGATCATCCATGCCTTTCCGCGAGCGGAGATCGACGGCACCGTCGACGTCGATCGCGCCCGCATGCTCGTCCACGCCTCCGCCGAGGTGGTGACTCGATCCGGTGCCCGTGTCGTTGCCGTTGATTCCACCGCGTCCGAGTCGGAGACCGCCGACGTCGTCCTCGACGGCGTCCCCGCGGGGACGCCCCCGGACGAGAGCGGCAGCGGAGAGGTGAAGGCGGACCTGACCTGTCGGGTCGATGGCTTCGGCGGCATCACCGCGGCCACAGCAGAGCGACTGACCTGTGAGGCCCTGATCAGCGGTGCGATCAAGGACGGCGACGGCGACGTGCTCATGCTCGGCCGATCGAAGAGGTTGGTGAGCAGACGCCAGCGCCTGGCATTGAGTGCGCGGGACATGGGATGTCAGTTTCCCGGCTGCCGCGCCCGCAGGCGATGCGATGCCCACCACATCCGCCCCTGGTCGCAGGGCGGGGCGACGGACATGGACAATCTCATTCTGCTCTGCCGCACCCACCACACGGCGGTGCACAGATATGAGTTGGATATCTCACGGACTTCGGCTCCATTCGCCGGAACACTGGGCGGGCAGGCCGCGTTCGCGTTCTTCCTGCCCGACGGATCACAGCTGCTTCCGCTCGAGAGCGGACAGCGGGGGCGCCAGGTCTTCGACACGGCACTGCTGGTGAAGGTCGTGGAGCAGGCGGTGGCAGAAGCGGATCCGAGCACCTTCGGCGGTGGCTACGGGTTCCACCTGGACTATTGCATCGCCTGGATGTTCGAGGCGGAACGACGACACGCTCGGGTGAACAATGCGGCCGCTTGA